The Rana temporaria chromosome 4, aRanTem1.1, whole genome shotgun sequence genome contains a region encoding:
- the LOC120935627 gene encoding protein LDOC1-like: protein MEAAIAKAVAPLRQQLLELQQEVLLLKGTVGPALEPACPEPFVVMPERFDGSRASFLCFKVDCELLFALKPRTYATDYIKVRATINLLTGPIKAWAHQVLQERSPVLDSWEAFM, encoded by the coding sequence ATGGAGGCCGCTATAGCAAAGGCTGTGGCTCCTCTCAGGCAGCAACTTTTGGAGCTCCAGCAAGAAGTTCTGTTACTGAAAGGTACAGTAGGCCCAGCCCTGGAACCAGCATGCCCTGAGCCATTTGTGGTGATGCCAGAGAGgtttgatggtagccgtgcatcatTCTTGTGCTTCAAGGTGGATTGCGAGCTGTTGTTTGCTCTTaagcctaggacctatgccaccgaTTATATAAAGGTTCGCGCTACTATCAACCTGCTCACTGGACCAATCAAAGCATGGGCTCATCAGGTACTACAGGAaaggagtccagtcttggacagctgggaagcATTTATGTGA